The Nocardioides salarius genome includes a region encoding these proteins:
- a CDS encoding uracil-xanthine permease family protein, giving the protein MFKWEVVHGGKTPPPGEAVGPLQRLSWPRTAGLGAQHVVAMFGATFVFPIIMGLDPNLAILFSGICTILFLLIVKNRVPSYLGTSAAFVSGVVVIRDQGGDSADVTGAILVSGLLLAAVGVAVHFVGARWLKVILPPAVTGAVVMLIGFNLAPVVANVYWPQDQWIALATASFMVLAAVLFPGFWSRIAVFLALIFGYAVSWLADRVVGPVTSVTGDGSGELVTRDRVDWSSVGAADWLGLPGGTLPDGVDVVHGPSFSLTFALLVLPGVIALIAENTGHVRAVAEMTGDDLDPYMGRAIGADGLATALASSFGGSPTTTYAENIGVMSATRVYSTAAYYVAAAVAIVLGLSPKFGAVVNAIPGGVLGGITVVLYGMIGLIGAKIWVENNVDFGNPVNLIGLSAGLIAGIGGVTLQVTDDFELGGIALGTILVLVYFHLVKGRKEELGSGEVTKVL; this is encoded by the coding sequence ATGTTCAAGTGGGAGGTCGTCCACGGCGGCAAGACGCCACCCCCCGGCGAGGCGGTCGGACCGCTCCAGAGGCTGAGCTGGCCGCGCACCGCCGGCCTCGGCGCGCAGCACGTGGTCGCCATGTTCGGCGCGACCTTCGTGTTCCCCATCATCATGGGCCTCGACCCCAACCTGGCGATCCTCTTCTCGGGCATCTGCACGATCCTGTTCCTGCTGATCGTCAAGAACCGGGTCCCCAGCTACCTGGGCACCAGCGCCGCGTTCGTCTCCGGCGTCGTGGTGATCCGCGACCAGGGCGGTGACTCCGCCGACGTCACGGGCGCCATCCTCGTCTCCGGCCTGCTGCTGGCCGCCGTGGGCGTGGCCGTCCACTTCGTCGGCGCCCGCTGGCTCAAGGTCATCCTGCCGCCGGCGGTCACGGGTGCCGTGGTGATGCTGATCGGCTTCAACCTGGCGCCCGTCGTCGCGAACGTCTACTGGCCCCAGGACCAGTGGATCGCCTTGGCGACCGCCTCCTTCATGGTGCTCGCGGCTGTGCTGTTCCCGGGGTTCTGGTCGCGCATCGCGGTCTTCCTCGCCCTGATCTTCGGCTACGCCGTGTCGTGGCTCGCCGACCGTGTCGTCGGCCCGGTCACCTCGGTCACCGGTGACGGCTCGGGCGAGCTGGTCACCCGCGACCGCGTCGACTGGAGCTCCGTGGGTGCCGCCGACTGGCTCGGCCTGCCCGGCGGGACACTGCCCGACGGCGTGGACGTCGTCCACGGCCCCAGCTTCTCGCTCACCTTCGCCCTGCTGGTCCTGCCCGGCGTGATCGCCCTGATCGCCGAGAACACCGGGCACGTGCGGGCCGTCGCCGAGATGACCGGCGACGACCTCGACCCCTACATGGGTCGCGCCATCGGCGCCGACGGCCTGGCCACCGCGCTGGCCAGCTCCTTCGGCGGCTCGCCGACCACGACGTACGCCGAGAACATCGGCGTCATGTCGGCCACCAGGGTCTACTCCACGGCCGCCTACTACGTCGCGGCCGCCGTGGCGATCGTGCTCGGACTGAGCCCCAAGTTCGGTGCGGTCGTCAACGCGATCCCCGGCGGCGTGCTCGGCGGGATCACCGTGGTCCTCTACGGCATGATCGGTCTCATCGGCGCCAAGATCTGGGTGGAGAACAACGTCGACTTCGGCAACCCGGTCAACCTGATCGGCCTCTCGGCCGGCCTGATCGCCGGCATCGGCGGCGTGACCCTGCAGGTCACCGACGACTTCGAGCTCGGCGGCATCGCCCTGGGCACGATCCTGGTCCTCGTCTACTTCCACCTCGTGAAGGGACGCAAGGAAGAGCTCGGCTCGGGAGAGGTGACCAAGGTCCTGTGA
- a CDS encoding PucR family transcriptional regulator, with amino-acid sequence MISPTYGVPLRDLLRLEGMTGVTVLAGHGGLDRMVLGVNVMEVPDIADWVKPHDLLVTTGFPLASGEDQRGGAVSFARLVRDLHTRGLAGLGIKLGRYVDTLDPEVLALADELDFPVLGLPMALAFDELLRQAYGRLNELTSGVLERIDALHRALTLLVLEGGDLDQIAAEVARVLDLGVLVTSTDGRERAAALPDPLRHRLEQADLLEPGGRFRVERASTRPVPVGDGEVRLQPIVAGGTDLARLVCFSPHRALSHDDVGAMERAATVAALLVTRQEAVAAVENKYRGDFLRDVFLGRAGDSTYVTEHAASLGWDLGGPMHVVSAELDPLAPDEPPVSGRVLRSWQERFATAWRQVCEGRRPVVPTVDFTAEVVALVPVGEPGPDGAGPVDRLVSAVQGDRGGGRRPFSVGVSRLVTSPEQLAEAYLQARRATEVGRRVKGGSSTTRFDDLGVHRLIALVPDPAEARAFAVDVLGELAQDTEDAADLRTTLQMLLDHNLNVAEAARRQFFHYNTMRYRVGKLERILGPFTTDPHLRLDIAVALQVLQLRT; translated from the coding sequence GCCTGGACCGGATGGTCCTCGGGGTCAACGTGATGGAGGTCCCCGACATCGCCGACTGGGTCAAGCCGCACGACCTGCTCGTGACCACCGGCTTCCCGCTGGCGTCGGGCGAGGACCAGCGCGGCGGCGCGGTGTCCTTCGCGCGCCTGGTGCGCGACCTGCACACCCGCGGGCTCGCGGGGCTCGGGATCAAGCTCGGGCGCTACGTCGACACGCTCGACCCCGAGGTGCTCGCCCTGGCCGACGAGCTCGACTTCCCGGTGCTGGGGCTGCCGATGGCACTGGCCTTCGACGAGCTGCTGCGCCAGGCCTACGGCCGGCTCAACGAGCTCACCTCGGGGGTGCTGGAGCGCATCGACGCCCTGCACCGGGCCCTGACCCTGCTCGTGCTCGAGGGTGGCGACCTCGACCAGATCGCCGCCGAGGTGGCCCGGGTGCTCGACCTGGGTGTGCTGGTCACCTCGACGGACGGTCGCGAGCGCGCCGCCGCGCTCCCCGACCCGCTGCGCCACCGGCTCGAGCAGGCCGACCTGCTCGAGCCGGGCGGACGGTTCCGGGTGGAGCGGGCCAGCACCCGCCCGGTGCCCGTCGGCGACGGGGAGGTCCGGCTGCAGCCGATCGTGGCGGGCGGGACCGACCTGGCCCGGCTGGTGTGCTTCAGCCCCCACCGGGCGCTCTCCCACGACGACGTGGGTGCCATGGAGCGGGCCGCCACCGTGGCCGCGCTGCTGGTGACCAGGCAGGAGGCGGTGGCGGCGGTCGAGAACAAGTACCGCGGCGACTTCCTCCGCGACGTCTTCCTGGGTCGGGCCGGTGACAGCACCTACGTCACCGAGCACGCGGCCAGCCTGGGCTGGGACCTCGGCGGCCCGATGCACGTGGTCTCGGCCGAGCTCGACCCGTTGGCGCCCGACGAGCCCCCGGTCTCGGGCCGGGTGCTGCGCAGCTGGCAGGAACGGTTCGCGACCGCGTGGCGCCAGGTGTGCGAGGGTCGCCGGCCGGTGGTGCCGACCGTGGACTTCACCGCCGAGGTGGTGGCCCTGGTGCCCGTCGGCGAGCCGGGCCCCGACGGGGCCGGCCCCGTGGACCGGCTGGTCTCCGCGGTGCAGGGCGACCGGGGCGGTGGCCGGCGCCCGTTCTCGGTGGGCGTCAGCCGCCTGGTCACCTCTCCCGAGCAGCTCGCCGAGGCCTATCTCCAGGCCCGGCGTGCCACCGAGGTGGGCCGTCGGGTCAAGGGCGGCAGCAGCACCACCCGCTTCGACGACCTGGGGGTGCACCGGCTGATCGCCCTGGTCCCCGACCCGGCCGAGGCGCGTGCCTTCGCCGTCGACGTGCTCGGCGAGCTCGCGCAGGACACCGAGGACGCGGCCGACCTGCGCACCACGCTCCAGATGCTGCTCGACCACAACCTCAACGTGGCCGAGGCCGCGCGCCGCCAGTTCTTCCACTACAACACGATGCGCTACCGGGTCGGCAAGCTCGAGCGGATTCTGGGCCCGTTCACGACCGACCCGCACCTGCGCCTCGACATCGCCGTGGCGCTGCAAGTCCTCCAGCTGCGCACCTGA
- a CDS encoding FAD binding domain-containing protein, whose amino-acid sequence MKPAPFSYSRPTTLEEALADLAADPDAKVLAGGQSLVPLLSMRLAAPSALVDINAVPGLDHVRADEEGVRVGALARHAAVMADPAARRVQPLVSLALERVAHPTIRNRGTTVGSLVHADASAEMPVVLVLLGGSITAASATGTRTIEAADLYVGPLESTLRHDEIATEAFFPALPDDAGVAFDEIARRHGDYALCGVAAVVRADEAGTITSVRAGYLSVSDLPTVVDLSEAFAAGAVDEASLDAAADLALASLEPAADIHATADYRAHLARVLTKRVVRQAHDDCTARREGDA is encoded by the coding sequence GTGAAACCCGCCCCCTTCTCGTACTCCAGACCCACCACGCTCGAGGAGGCGCTGGCGGACCTGGCCGCCGACCCCGACGCCAAGGTCCTCGCCGGTGGCCAGAGCCTGGTGCCCCTGCTCTCGATGCGGCTCGCCGCGCCGAGCGCGTTGGTCGACATCAACGCCGTGCCCGGCCTCGACCACGTGCGCGCGGACGAGGAGGGGGTGCGGGTCGGGGCCCTGGCCCGGCACGCCGCCGTGATGGCCGACCCGGCCGCTCGACGGGTCCAGCCCCTGGTCTCGCTGGCGCTGGAGCGGGTGGCCCACCCGACCATCCGCAACCGGGGCACCACCGTCGGGTCGCTGGTGCACGCCGACGCCTCGGCGGAGATGCCGGTGGTGCTGGTGCTCCTCGGGGGCAGCATCACCGCCGCCTCCGCCACGGGCACCCGCACCATCGAGGCCGCGGACCTCTACGTGGGCCCGCTCGAGAGCACCCTGCGCCACGACGAGATCGCCACCGAGGCGTTCTTCCCGGCCCTGCCCGACGACGCCGGCGTGGCCTTCGACGAGATCGCCCGCCGCCACGGCGACTACGCCCTCTGCGGGGTGGCCGCGGTGGTGCGCGCCGACGAGGCCGGGACCATCACCTCGGTCCGGGCCGGCTACCTGTCGGTCAGCGACCTGCCGACGGTGGTGGACCTCTCCGAGGCCTTCGCCGCCGGCGCCGTCGACGAGGCGAGCCTCGACGCGGCCGCCGACCTGGCGCTGGCCTCGCTCGAGCCTGCGGCAGACATCCACGCCACCGCTGACTACCGGGCCCACCTGGCCCGGGTGCTGACGAAGCGGGTGGTCCGACAGGCCCACGACGACTGCACCGCACGACGCGAGGGAGACGCATGA
- a CDS encoding (2Fe-2S)-binding protein encodes MSTNAPTQTDPDTGEELHDVRLHVNGIVHQVRIPGRRLLSDALRHDLGLTGTHVGCEHGVCGACTVLLEGKPVRACLMFAVSAAGQELTTVEGLAAPDGRLGPVQQAFKECHGLQCGFCTPGFLTTITAGLRDNPDPTEDEAREMIGGNLCRCTGYQNIVSAVCRAAEIARLEPEGEQA; translated from the coding sequence ATGAGCACGAACGCCCCGACCCAGACCGACCCGGACACCGGCGAGGAGCTCCACGACGTCCGTCTGCACGTCAACGGGATCGTGCACCAGGTGCGGATCCCCGGCCGACGCCTGCTCTCCGACGCGTTGCGCCACGACCTCGGCCTCACCGGCACCCACGTCGGCTGCGAGCACGGCGTCTGCGGCGCCTGCACGGTGCTCCTGGAGGGCAAGCCGGTGCGCGCCTGCCTGATGTTCGCCGTCTCCGCGGCCGGCCAGGAGCTGACCACCGTCGAGGGGCTCGCCGCGCCCGACGGTCGGCTCGGTCCGGTGCAGCAGGCCTTCAAGGAGTGCCACGGCCTGCAGTGCGGCTTCTGCACCCCCGGCTTCCTGACCACCATCACCGCCGGCCTCCGGGACAATCCCGACCCCACCGAGGACGAGGCACGCGAGATGATCGGCGGCAACCTGTGCCGCTGCACCGGCTACCAGAACATCGTCTCCGCGGTGTGCCGGGCCGCGGAGATCGCCCGGCTCGAGCCCGAGGGGGAGCAGGCGTGA
- a CDS encoding molybdopterin cofactor-binding domain-containing protein has translation MDAIAAYLGKDRTEVRAANFIQPDEFPYDHGLLFQDGRPLIYDSGDFPASLEKLKALVDWDDFERIRDEARAEGRKVGIGIACYVEGTGVGPYEGGHVHVETSGKVKVSTGLTSQGQGHQTAFAQIVADELGVPFEDVEVVTGDTRRSPYSVGTFASRAAVMSGSAIALAARKTREKVLRIAADALETTPEDLEIVNGVVQVKGAPGSRIELGTIAVLSNPLRYAFDEASKAATQFVVGDPSKPPVAEDDEPGLEGRDYYSPPRSTFANGMHAVVVETDPDTAEITILRYAVVHDCGNLINPLIVEGQVHGGVAQGVGGALYERMAYNEHGQLENASFMDFLMPYVSEVPKRIEIDHLETPSPLNPLGLKGAGEAGVIPSAAVFASAIEDAEGFPITSMPISPSELFALRLHHEQKLQEGPHA, from the coding sequence ATGGACGCGATCGCGGCCTACCTGGGCAAGGACCGCACCGAGGTGCGGGCCGCGAACTTCATCCAGCCCGACGAGTTCCCCTACGACCACGGTCTGCTCTTCCAGGACGGCCGCCCGCTGATCTACGACTCCGGCGACTTCCCGGCCTCGCTGGAGAAGCTCAAGGCACTCGTGGACTGGGACGACTTCGAACGGATCCGCGACGAGGCGCGCGCCGAGGGCCGCAAGGTCGGCATCGGCATCGCCTGCTACGTCGAGGGCACCGGCGTGGGGCCCTACGAGGGCGGCCACGTGCACGTCGAGACGTCGGGCAAGGTGAAGGTGTCCACCGGCTTGACCAGCCAGGGACAGGGCCACCAGACCGCCTTCGCCCAGATCGTCGCCGACGAGCTCGGGGTCCCCTTCGAGGACGTCGAGGTCGTCACCGGCGACACCCGGCGCTCGCCGTACTCGGTGGGGACCTTCGCCTCGCGGGCCGCGGTCATGAGCGGTTCGGCGATCGCCCTGGCGGCACGCAAGACCCGTGAGAAGGTGCTGCGGATCGCCGCGGATGCCCTGGAGACCACCCCCGAGGACCTCGAGATCGTCAACGGGGTCGTGCAGGTGAAGGGCGCCCCGGGCAGCCGCATCGAGCTCGGCACCATCGCGGTCCTCTCCAACCCGCTGCGCTACGCCTTCGACGAGGCGTCGAAGGCAGCGACCCAGTTCGTGGTCGGCGACCCGAGCAAGCCGCCCGTGGCCGAGGACGACGAACCGGGTCTGGAGGGCAGGGACTACTACTCCCCGCCGCGCTCCACGTTCGCCAACGGCATGCACGCCGTCGTGGTCGAGACCGACCCGGACACCGCCGAGATCACGATCCTGCGCTACGCCGTGGTGCACGACTGCGGCAACCTGATCAACCCGCTCATCGTCGAGGGCCAGGTCCACGGTGGCGTCGCCCAGGGGGTGGGCGGGGCGCTCTACGAGCGGATGGCCTACAACGAGCACGGACAGCTCGAGAACGCCTCGTTCATGGACTTCCTGATGCCCTACGTCAGCGAGGTCCCGAAGCGGATCGAGATCGACCACCTGGAGACGCCCTCGCCGCTGAACCCGTTGGGGCTCAAGGGCGCCGGCGAGGCCGGGGTCATCCCGTCGGCGGCCGTCTTCGCCTCGGCCATCGAGGACGCCGAGGGAT